Proteins from one Staphylococcus saprophyticus subsp. saprophyticus ATCC 15305 = NCTC 7292 genomic window:
- the uvrB gene encoding excinuclease ABC subunit UvrB, whose protein sequence is MEHYPFKLHSEFEPQGDQPEAIQKIVNGVNEGKRHQTLLGATGTGKTFTMSNVIKQVGKPTLIIAHNKTLAGQLYSEFKEFFPENRVEYFVSYYDYYQPEAYVPSTDTFIEKDASINDEIDQLRHSATSALFERDDVIVIASVSCIYGLGNPEEYRDLVVSIRAGMEMDRSELLKKLVDVQYTRNDIDFRRGTFRVRGDVVEIFPASREEMCIRVEFFGDEIDRIREVNYLTGEVLRERDHFAIFPASHFVTREEKMKSAIQRIENELEERLAELNAENKLLEAQRLEQRTNYDLEMMREMGFCSGIENYSVHLTLRPMGSTPYTLLDYFGDDWLVMIDESHVTLPQIRGMYNGDRARKQVLVDHGFRLPSALDNRPLKFEEFEEKTKQLVYVSATPGPFELEHTDEMVQQIIRPTGLLDPKIEVRPTENQIDDLLGEIQDRIDRNERVLVTTLTKKMSEDLTIYLKEAGIKVNYLHSEIKTLERIEIIRDLRMGTYDVIVGINLLREGIDIPEVSLVVILDADKEGFLRSQRSLVQTIGRAARNSRGEVIMYGDKITDSMRYALDETERRRTIQEAYNEKHNITPTTINKKIHDVISATVENDETNEQQQTEVPKKMTKKEREKTIANIEKEMKQAAKDLDFEKATELRDMLFELKAEG, encoded by the coding sequence ATGGAACATTATCCGTTCAAACTGCATTCTGAATTTGAACCTCAAGGGGATCAGCCAGAAGCAATTCAAAAAATTGTAAATGGTGTTAATGAAGGGAAAAGACACCAAACGCTATTAGGCGCAACTGGTACTGGTAAGACATTTACGATGAGTAATGTAATCAAACAGGTTGGTAAACCAACACTGATTATCGCACATAATAAGACCTTAGCAGGCCAATTATATAGTGAGTTCAAAGAATTTTTTCCTGAAAATAGAGTGGAATACTTTGTAAGTTACTATGACTATTATCAACCAGAAGCCTATGTGCCTTCAACTGACACTTTTATAGAAAAAGACGCTTCAATCAATGATGAGATTGACCAGTTACGACATTCAGCTACCAGTGCGTTGTTTGAGAGAGATGACGTGATTGTGATTGCCAGTGTCAGTTGTATCTACGGTTTGGGTAATCCAGAAGAATACCGTGATTTAGTCGTTAGTATACGTGCTGGCATGGAGATGGATAGAAGTGAATTACTTAAAAAATTAGTGGACGTCCAATATACAAGAAATGATATAGATTTTAGACGCGGTACATTTAGAGTTAGAGGGGATGTCGTTGAGATTTTCCCTGCATCTAGAGAAGAAATGTGTATCCGTGTAGAATTCTTTGGTGATGAGATTGATCGTATTCGTGAAGTGAATTACTTAACTGGAGAAGTATTAAGAGAACGCGATCATTTTGCAATCTTCCCAGCATCTCACTTCGTAACACGTGAAGAAAAAATGAAATCAGCAATTCAAAGAATTGAGAACGAATTAGAAGAACGTTTAGCTGAATTAAATGCAGAAAATAAATTGTTAGAAGCGCAACGTTTAGAGCAACGTACCAATTATGATTTAGAAATGATGAGAGAAATGGGATTCTGTTCGGGTATAGAAAATTATTCCGTTCACTTAACATTACGTCCTATGGGGTCAACACCTTATACATTACTTGATTATTTCGGAGATGACTGGTTAGTCATGATTGATGAGTCGCACGTAACTTTGCCGCAGATTAGAGGTATGTATAATGGTGACCGTGCTCGTAAACAAGTATTAGTTGACCACGGATTCCGTTTGCCGAGTGCACTAGATAATAGACCTTTAAAATTCGAGGAATTCGAAGAAAAAACGAAACAGTTGGTTTATGTTTCAGCCACACCAGGACCATTTGAACTTGAGCATACAGATGAGATGGTTCAACAAATCATACGTCCAACCGGTCTGTTAGATCCTAAGATTGAGGTGCGCCCTACAGAAAATCAAATTGATGATTTACTTGGTGAGATACAGGATCGAATCGATCGAAATGAGCGTGTACTTGTTACAACGTTGACTAAGAAAATGAGTGAAGATTTAACGATATATTTAAAAGAAGCAGGCATCAAAGTAAATTATCTGCATTCTGAAATTAAAACACTCGAACGTATAGAAATCATTAGAGATTTAAGAATGGGTACGTATGATGTCATTGTTGGAATTAACTTGTTAAGAGAGGGTATTGATATACCAGAAGTGTCTCTTGTTGTTATTTTAGATGCTGACAAAGAAGGATTTTTACGTTCTCAAAGATCACTTGTTCAGACAATTGGACGTGCCGCACGTAATAGTCGCGGGGAAGTTATCATGTATGGAGATAAAATTACTGACTCCATGCGCTATGCGTTAGATGAGACGGAACGTCGTCGTACGATACAAGAAGCATATAATGAAAAACATAACATTACGCCTACTACAATTAATAAAAAAATACATGACGTGATTAGTGCTACTGTTGAAAACGATGAAACAAATGAGCAACAACAAACAGAAGTACCGAAGAAAATGACGAAGAAAGAACGCGAAAAAACAATTGCAAATATAGAAAAAGAAATGAAGCAAGCCGCAAAAGATTTAGATTTCGAAAAAGCCACAGAGCTTAGAGATATGCTATTTGAATTAAAAGCAGAAGGGTGA
- a CDS encoding CsbA family protein has product MIWYILASFFPCVFVILFSVLTRSKWVGTILTLILIGVSVEKGFFHNEWIIFIDVVSLLAGYLIIDQLELHKKDDD; this is encoded by the coding sequence ATGATTTGGTATATATTGGCATCCTTTTTCCCATGTGTTTTTGTTATATTATTCAGTGTGCTAACAAGAAGCAAATGGGTAGGTACAATATTGACTTTAATTTTAATAGGTGTATCAGTTGAAAAGGGGTTCTTTCATAATGAATGGATCATTTTCATAGATGTCGTTTCATTATTAGCGGGGTATCTTATCATCGACCAATTAGAGTTGCATAAAAAAGATGATGATTGA
- a CDS encoding YfbR-like 5'-deoxynucleotidase: MGVHQYFKRLSDLEKLIRLPGKFKYFEHNVAAHSFKVTKIAQYLGTVEEYHGNEVDWKSLYEKALNHDFAEIFTGDIKTPVKYASGELKKLFSQVEEEMVDHFINEEIPEPYQAIYRERLQEGKDDSLEGQLLSVADKIDLLYETFGEIQKRNPEQLFFEIYEMSLETIMQFDHLSSVQDFIENIIPEMLTEKFIPRSELRETTMAILNNRNG; encoded by the coding sequence ATGGGTGTACATCAATATTTTAAACGTTTATCTGATTTGGAAAAATTAATTAGATTGCCGGGTAAATTTAAATATTTTGAGCATAACGTCGCTGCTCATTCATTCAAAGTGACAAAAATCGCTCAATATTTAGGTACTGTAGAGGAATATCATGGTAATGAAGTCGATTGGAAAAGTTTATATGAGAAAGCATTAAATCATGATTTTGCCGAAATATTTACTGGCGATATTAAGACACCGGTGAAATATGCAAGTGGAGAATTGAAAAAATTATTTTCTCAAGTAGAAGAAGAAATGGTAGACCATTTTATAAATGAGGAAATTCCAGAGCCATATCAAGCTATTTATCGTGAGCGATTACAAGAAGGTAAAGATGATTCCTTAGAAGGACAATTGTTGTCGGTTGCTGATAAAATTGACTTATTATATGAAACTTTCGGAGAAATACAAAAACGTAATCCAGAACAGTTATTTTTTGAAATTTATGAAATGTCACTAGAGACAATCATGCAATTTGATCATCTTAGCTCAGTTCAAGATTTTATCGAGAATATCATCCCAGAGATGCTAACAGAGAAATTCATACCAAGATCTGAATTGCGTGAAACAACAATGGCAATTTTAAATAATAGGAATGGGTGA
- a CDS encoding COG3942 and LysM peptidoglycan-binding domain-containing protein: MKKGLTFSITSAALFFGMNHVASADQIHTVKEDAKLTDIAQTFATTTTEIQNLNHLQNRDYVQVGETIVLPDSDIVEVKDGDTIKAIAERHQMTMNQLYQLNPNLGEVIYPGQLVAVSEKGSAHLNNQLQQIFNSHEAVQPTAQINDDERNKAENNTIRNVRTSGNITPSATQTWQNNDYSASDRQQVSNTTANEQVTSNYQYSPVSHASNGSNYYDWGQCTYYAFDRRQQLGKSVGNLWGNANNWASAAQQSGYQVNNTPEVGAIFQSTAGNYGHVGVVESKNADGSIVVSEMNWQGVGQKSYRTIHNTGQYNYIH, translated from the coding sequence ATGAAGAAAGGTTTAACATTTTCTATCACCTCGGCAGCCTTGTTTTTTGGTATGAATCATGTTGCATCAGCAGACCAAATACACACAGTAAAAGAAGATGCTAAATTGACAGATATAGCACAAACATTTGCAACTACTACGACAGAAATACAAAATTTAAATCACTTACAGAATAGAGACTATGTTCAAGTTGGGGAAACCATCGTATTACCGGATTCTGACATTGTAGAAGTTAAGGATGGAGATACGATTAAAGCAATTGCTGAAAGACATCAAATGACAATGAACCAATTGTATCAATTGAATCCAAATTTAGGTGAAGTCATTTATCCAGGTCAATTAGTTGCGGTATCAGAAAAAGGTTCAGCGCATCTTAATAACCAATTACAGCAAATATTTAACAGTCATGAAGCAGTTCAACCAACAGCACAAATAAATGATGACGAACGCAATAAAGCAGAAAACAATACTATACGTAATGTGCGTACGTCAGGGAATATCACGCCAAGTGCAACGCAAACATGGCAGAACAATGATTATTCCGCTTCGGATAGACAGCAAGTTTCGAATACAACTGCAAATGAACAGGTAACTTCAAATTATCAGTATAGCCCAGTGTCACACGCTTCTAACGGTAGTAACTATTATGATTGGGGTCAATGTACATATTATGCTTTTGATCGTCGACAACAATTAGGGAAATCAGTTGGAAACTTATGGGGAAATGCGAATAATTGGGCTTCAGCAGCACAGCAAAGTGGCTATCAAGTGAACAACACGCCTGAAGTAGGTGCTATATTCCAAAGTACTGCAGGCAACTATGGTCATGTAGGTGTTGTTGAAAGTAAAAATGCAGATGGTTCAATTGTCGTATCTGAAATGAATTGGCAAGGTGTAGGTCAAAAATCATATAGAACAATCCATAACACAGGCCAATATAATTATATTCACTAA
- the prfB gene encoding peptide chain release factor 2 (programmed frameshift), protein MELSEIKRNIDTYNEKLEQLRGSLDLEAKETNIQEYEEMMTDPTFWDNQEKAQDVIDKNNALKSVVNAYRTLESELEDMDTTRALLLEEDDETMKQDLEQSVQDFKNELDQFELQLLLDGPYDANNAIMELHPGAGGTESQDWTNMLLRMYQRYCEQKGFNVEIADYLPGDEAGVKSVTLIVKGHNAYGYLKAEKGVHRLVRISPFDSSGRRHTSFASCDVIPQFNNTEIEIDINPDDITVDTFRASGAGGQHINKTESAIRITHHPTGIVVNNQNERSQIKNREAAMKTLKSKLYQLKIEEQEQEMAEIRGEQKEIGWGSQIRSYVFHPYAMVKDHRTNEETGKVDAVMDGDIGPFIEAFLRSQMDQHENEG, encoded by the exons ATGGAATTGTCAGAGATAAAACGTAATATAGATACGTATAATGAAAAACTAGAACAACTTAGGGGGTCTCTT GACTTAGAAGCAAAAGAGACGAACATACAAGAATATGAAGAAATGATGACCGATCCAACATTTTGGGATAACCAAGAAAAGGCTCAGGACGTTATTGATAAGAATAATGCTTTAAAATCAGTAGTGAATGCATATAGAACATTAGAGTCTGAACTTGAAGATATGGATACTACGAGAGCTTTGTTACTCGAAGAAGATGATGAAACGATGAAGCAAGATTTAGAGCAAAGCGTTCAAGATTTTAAAAATGAATTAGATCAGTTCGAGTTACAATTATTACTTGATGGGCCTTATGACGCGAATAATGCCATCATGGAATTACATCCAGGTGCAGGCGGTACAGAGTCACAGGATTGGACGAATATGCTCTTGAGAATGTATCAACGTTATTGTGAGCAGAAAGGATTCAATGTCGAAATTGCGGACTATTTACCTGGTGACGAAGCAGGTGTTAAAAGTGTGACGCTGATCGTTAAGGGACATAACGCATATGGTTATTTAAAAGCTGAAAAAGGCGTGCATCGTCTTGTGCGTATTTCACCTTTCGATTCATCTGGTCGAAGACATACATCATTTGCATCATGTGATGTTATACCTCAATTCAATAATACTGAGATTGAAATTGATATTAATCCAGATGATATCACAGTCGATACGTTTAGAGCTTCTGGTGCTGGTGGGCAACACATTAACAAAACTGAATCAGCGATTAGAATTACACACCATCCAACAGGGATCGTAGTAAATAACCAAAACGAACGTTCACAAATCAAAAACAGAGAAGCAGCAATGAAAACATTGAAATCTAAACTATATCAATTAAAAATTGAAGAGCAAGAACAAGAAATGGCAGAAATTCGTGGTGAGCAAAAAGAAATCGGCTGGGGTAGTCAAATTAGATCTTACGTATTCCATCCTTATGCTATGGTTAAAGATCACCGTACAAACGAAGAAACGGGTAAAGTAGATGCTGTTATGGATGGCGACATTGGTCCATTTATTGAAGCATTCTTACGCAGTCAAATGGATCAACATGAAAATGAAGGTTAA
- the secA gene encoding preprotein translocase subunit SecA, with amino-acid sequence MGFLSKIADGNKKEIKRLGKLADKVLALEEDMSILTDEEIKAKTSAFQEKLQSEEDIKKQNKILDDILPEAFALVREGSKRVFNMIPYKVQVMGGIAIHGGDISEMRTGEGKTLTATMPVYLNALTGRGVHVITVNEYLSSVQSQEMAELYEFLGLSVGLNLNSKTTTEKREAYACDITYCTNNELGFDYLRDNMVNYAEERVMRPLNFAIIDEVDSILIDEARTPLIISGEAEKSTSLYTQANVFAKMLKSEDDYNYDEKTKAVQLTEQGIDKAERMFKIDNLYDVNNVDVISHINTALRAHVTLQRDVDYMVNKGEVLIVDQFTGRTMPGRRFSEGLHQAIEAKEGVKIQNESKTMASITFQNYFRMYNKLSGMTGTAKTEEEEFRNIYNMTVTQIPTNKPVQRVDKPDLIYISQKGKFDAVVQDVIEKHKAGQPVLLGTVAVETSEYISNLLKKNGVRHDVLNAKNHEREADIVAGAGQRGAVTIATNMAGRGTDIKLGDGVQELGGLAVIGTERHESRRIDDQLRGRSGRQGDKGDSRFYLSLQDELMVRFGSERLQNMMNRLGMDDSTPIESKMVSRAVESAQKRVEGNNFDARKRVLEYDDVLRKQREIIYGERNSIIDSDESGGLVNDMLRSTLERSVNYYVNEEADDPDYEPFINYVDDVFLNEGDIKVEDIKGKDNEDIFEFVWNKVEIALKDQKEKIGTQFDEFERMILLRSIDTHWTDHIDTMDQLRQGIHLRSYGQQNPLRDYQNEGHQLFDTMMQNIEEDVSKYILKSVVSVEDDLERDKTTDFGKAEHVSAEDGKEKAKAEPYVKDEHIGRNDPCPCGSGKKYKNCHGA; translated from the coding sequence ATGGGTTTTTTATCAAAAATTGCAGATGGCAATAAAAAAGAAATAAAACGCCTTGGTAAATTAGCCGACAAGGTCCTTGCACTTGAAGAGGATATGTCGATATTAACTGATGAAGAAATTAAAGCCAAAACAAGCGCATTCCAAGAAAAATTACAGAGCGAAGAAGATATAAAAAAACAAAACAAAATATTGGATGATATTTTACCGGAAGCATTTGCACTAGTACGAGAAGGGTCAAAACGTGTGTTTAATATGATTCCTTACAAAGTGCAAGTTATGGGTGGTATCGCGATTCATGGCGGCGATATTTCCGAAATGAGAACAGGTGAAGGTAAAACGTTGACAGCGACAATGCCCGTATATTTAAATGCGTTAACTGGTCGCGGTGTACATGTCATAACAGTCAATGAATATTTATCAAGTGTTCAGAGTCAAGAAATGGCTGAACTGTATGAATTTTTAGGACTTTCTGTAGGTTTAAATTTAAATAGTAAAACAACTACTGAAAAACGTGAAGCATATGCGTGTGATATTACGTATTGTACAAATAATGAATTAGGTTTCGATTATTTGCGTGACAACATGGTAAATTATGCAGAAGAACGTGTAATGAGACCATTAAACTTTGCGATTATCGATGAGGTTGATTCCATCTTAATTGATGAAGCACGTACACCTTTAATTATTTCTGGTGAAGCAGAGAAATCGACATCACTTTATACACAAGCAAATGTGTTTGCAAAAATGCTTAAGAGTGAAGATGATTATAATTATGACGAAAAAACAAAAGCGGTACAATTAACTGAACAAGGTATCGATAAAGCAGAACGCATGTTTAAAATTGATAATTTATATGATGTAAATAATGTAGATGTTATCAGTCATATCAATACGGCACTACGTGCGCACGTGACATTACAAAGAGATGTTGACTACATGGTTAATAAAGGTGAAGTCCTTATTGTAGACCAATTTACGGGTCGTACAATGCCTGGACGTCGTTTCTCTGAAGGCTTGCACCAAGCGATTGAAGCTAAAGAGGGCGTGAAAATTCAAAATGAATCTAAAACAATGGCCTCAATCACATTCCAAAACTATTTCAGAATGTATAATAAGTTATCTGGTATGACAGGTACTGCGAAGACCGAAGAAGAAGAGTTTAGAAACATTTATAATATGACGGTTACACAAATTCCTACGAACAAACCAGTGCAACGTGTTGATAAACCAGACTTAATTTATATTAGCCAAAAAGGTAAATTTGATGCAGTTGTTCAAGACGTTATTGAAAAACATAAAGCTGGCCAACCGGTATTACTTGGTACAGTTGCAGTTGAAACCAGTGAATACATTTCAAATTTATTGAAGAAAAATGGTGTGCGTCATGATGTTTTAAATGCTAAAAACCATGAACGTGAAGCCGATATTGTTGCAGGTGCTGGTCAACGAGGCGCAGTAACTATAGCTACCAACATGGCTGGTCGTGGTACGGATATCAAACTAGGTGATGGTGTTCAAGAACTTGGTGGTTTAGCTGTTATCGGCACAGAACGTCATGAATCACGTCGTATTGATGATCAATTACGTGGTCGTTCAGGACGTCAAGGTGATAAAGGGGACAGTCGTTTCTACTTATCACTTCAAGATGAACTGATGGTGCGCTTTGGTTCAGAACGTTTGCAAAACATGATGAACCGTTTAGGTATGGATGATTCTACGCCAATTGAATCTAAAATGGTTTCACGTGCGGTTGAATCTGCGCAAAAACGTGTTGAAGGTAATAACTTCGACGCACGTAAACGTGTACTTGAATACGATGATGTTTTACGTAAACAACGTGAAATTATTTATGGTGAACGTAATAGTATCATCGATAGTGATGAAAGTGGTGGTTTAGTTAATGACATGCTACGCTCAACACTTGAAAGAAGCGTGAACTACTATGTAAATGAAGAAGCGGACGATCCAGATTATGAACCATTCATTAACTATGTAGACGATGTATTCTTAAATGAAGGCGATATAAAAGTTGAAGATATTAAAGGTAAAGACAACGAGGATATCTTCGAATTCGTTTGGAATAAAGTTGAAATTGCATTAAAAGACCAAAAAGAAAAAATTGGAACACAATTTGATGAATTTGAACGAATGATTTTACTTCGTTCTATAGATACGCATTGGACAGATCATATTGATACGATGGATCAATTAAGACAAGGTATTCATCTGCGTTCTTATGGTCAACAAAATCCTTTACGCGATTATCAAAATGAAGGTCATCAACTTTTCGATACGATGATGCAAAATATCGAAGAAGATGTTAGTAAGTATATCTTGAAATCGGTTGTTTCAGTAGAAGATGATCTTGAAAGAGATAAAACAACAGACTTTGGTAAAGCAGAGCACGTTTCAGCCGAAGATGGTAAAGAAAAAGCTAAAGCAGAACCTTATGTGAAAGATGAACATATTGGTAGAAATGACCCTTGCCCTTGTGGAAGCGGGAAAAAATATAAAAACTGTCACGGTGCATAG
- the hpf gene encoding ribosome hibernation-promoting factor, HPF/YfiA family: protein MIRFEIHGENLTITDAIRNYIEEKIGKLERYFNDVPNATAHVKVKTYQNSATKIEVTIPLKKVTLRAEERNDDLYAGIDLINNKLERQVRKYKTRVNRRNRNRGEQEAFASLPEEKEAVEIQNDENEADNEIEIIRAKNFSLKPMDSEEAVLQMDLLGHDFFIFTDRETDGTSIVYKRKDGKYGLIETTE from the coding sequence ATGATCAGATTTGAAATTCACGGAGAGAACCTCACTATTACTGATGCGATTCGCAACTATATTGAGGAGAAAATTGGTAAATTAGAGCGTTATTTTAATGATGTGCCAAATGCAACAGCACACGTTAAAGTGAAAACGTATCAAAACTCAGCTACTAAAATCGAAGTAACAATTCCATTGAAAAAGGTTACATTAAGAGCTGAAGAACGTAACGATGATTTGTATGCAGGTATTGATTTAATTAATAACAAACTTGAAAGACAAGTTAGAAAATACAAAACACGTGTAAATCGTAGAAATAGAAATCGTGGTGAGCAAGAAGCATTTGCTTCACTACCAGAAGAAAAAGAAGCAGTTGAAATTCAAAATGATGAAAATGAAGCGGATAATGAAATCGAAATTATTCGTGCAAAAAATTTCAGTTTGAAACCAATGGATTCTGAAGAAGCAGTGCTTCAAATGGATTTATTAGGACATGATTTCTTCATCTTTACGGATCGTGAAACAGACGGTACTAGTATTGTATATAAAAGAAAAGATGGAAAATATGGTTTGATTGAAACAACTGAATAA
- a CDS encoding ComF family protein, with amino-acid sequence MARCIQCDAKLTEMFDALNFYKKPVKMCVNCIELWEENKIVLEGRCSKCLKKLDQGEHKCLDCAFLAAKFPLMNQLYCNYQYKGVVKQLIHQYKLLKDVAICEILAEQLTLPKQSYDLIIPIPSPVERDINRTFNPVTCVLDKLRVPYESILQTKVRPKQSLLGKVHRARLDNPFEVSKDINLEDKSILLVDDIYTTGLTVHHAIEKVYVRKIRKFDVFTFAR; translated from the coding sequence ATGGCTAGGTGTATACAATGTGATGCCAAGTTAACAGAAATGTTCGATGCGCTTAATTTTTATAAAAAACCTGTAAAGATGTGTGTAAATTGTATAGAACTATGGGAAGAAAACAAAATCGTATTGGAAGGTCGTTGTTCAAAATGTCTAAAAAAACTTGATCAAGGGGAGCATAAATGTCTAGATTGTGCGTTCTTAGCTGCTAAATTTCCGTTAATGAATCAATTATATTGTAATTATCAATATAAAGGCGTAGTGAAACAACTGATACATCAATACAAATTGTTAAAAGATGTAGCAATTTGTGAAATTTTGGCAGAACAACTCACACTACCGAAACAGTCTTACGATTTAATTATTCCAATTCCATCTCCTGTAGAAAGAGATATCAATCGCACCTTTAATCCAGTTACTTGTGTGTTAGATAAACTGCGAGTACCATATGAATCTATACTTCAAACTAAGGTGAGGCCTAAACAATCATTATTAGGCAAGGTACATAGAGCGCGACTTGATAATCCATTTGAAGTATCAAAAGATATCAATTTAGAAGATAAAAGTATTTTACTTGTGGATGACATTTATACTACTGGCTTAACGGTTCATCATGCGATTGAAAAAGTATATGTTAGAAAAATCAGAAAATTCGATGTGTTTACGTTTGCACGGTAG